One Dialister invisus DSM 15470 genomic region harbors:
- the secG gene encoding preprotein translocase subunit SecG — protein MKYALIGITMVVALFLIIVVVAQESKQPGMGSAIGGGAEGMMGGKSRGKDAVLSKFTVVLGILFAVLCLVLGRYMNTF, from the coding sequence GTGAAATACGCTTTAATTGGAATAACGATGGTAGTGGCTTTGTTTTTGATCATCGTGGTTGTTGCCCAGGAATCCAAACAGCCCGGCATGGGAAGTGCGATTGGCGGCGGCGCGGAAGGGATGATGGGGGGAAAATCCCGCGGTAAAGATGCTGTCCTTTCAAAATTTACCGTTGTGCTCGGTATTCTATTCGCCGTGCTTTGTCTTGTGCTCGGGCGGTATATGAATACGTTTTAA
- a CDS encoding NYN domain-containing protein → MKDLYLIDGYNVIFWLPEEFPRIDLESSRKKLVDLMQDYGAHNDVEVIVVFDGNSRSLKAKVETVSPFFHVVYTPSKMTADSYIEMESYKRRDEYRSIFVVTSDGAEQNQVLGNGAYRMAVSDLVRSWNEDKKVQTIFMRRNNMANPRSEIGRHIPSSVQDKLERLRRK, encoded by the coding sequence ATGAAAGATTTATACTTGATTGACGGATACAATGTTATCTTTTGGCTTCCCGAAGAGTTTCCTCGGATCGATTTGGAGTCGAGCCGCAAAAAGCTGGTAGATCTTATGCAGGACTATGGAGCTCATAACGACGTGGAGGTGATTGTCGTTTTTGACGGGAATAGCCGTTCTTTAAAAGCGAAAGTGGAAACGGTTTCCCCCTTTTTCCATGTGGTGTACACACCGTCGAAAATGACGGCGGATAGTTATATTGAAATGGAATCATATAAAAGGCGAGATGAGTATCGTTCTATTTTCGTTGTGACATCGGATGGCGCGGAACAGAACCAGGTGCTGGGAAACGGCGCTTACCGTATGGCGGTTTCCGACCTGGTGCGGTCGTGGAATGAAGATAAGAAAGTGCAGACGATTTTTATGCGCCGGAATAATATGGCGAATCCACGGAGTGAGATCGGAAGGCACATTCCTTCATCCGTGCAGGATAAGCTGGAAAGGTTAAGAAGAAAGTAG
- the rlmB gene encoding 23S rRNA (guanosine(2251)-2'-O)-methyltransferase RlmB, with amino-acid sequence MNNRRVSLDKKERKCDPHEKRRSGDQSIRGERGFSSGGRRKEEETCFIGGRNSVLESLRAGQVKKVFIKSGKKDGRLLALAEEAERLGVAAIETEERTLDRLTEGVRHQGVAASLKPYAYADLEEVLSSCERKDPLLILLDGVEDVRNIGAIVRTAECAGAAAVLLPKHRSSPVTAAAMKTASGAFAYLPVCQIGNIRQTLEKLKERGFWAVGADMDGGDLYQADLKGPLVIVMGAEGKGISPLTKRMCDFCVRIPMRGKVSSLNVSVAAALLMYEAVRQRN; translated from the coding sequence ATGAATAACAGAAGGGTTTCCCTTGATAAAAAGGAACGGAAATGCGATCCGCATGAGAAAAGAAGGAGCGGAGACCAATCCATACGTGGGGAAAGGGGATTTTCTTCTGGGGGCAGGAGAAAGGAAGAGGAAACCTGTTTTATCGGCGGCCGGAACAGCGTACTGGAATCTCTGCGTGCAGGACAGGTAAAAAAAGTTTTCATAAAATCGGGGAAAAAAGATGGCCGCCTTTTAGCGCTGGCGGAAGAAGCGGAACGTCTCGGTGTCGCTGCTATCGAAACGGAGGAAAGGACGCTTGACCGTTTGACGGAAGGTGTCCGGCATCAGGGAGTGGCCGCGTCTTTGAAGCCTTATGCATATGCTGATTTGGAAGAGGTGCTTTCGTCTTGTGAAAGAAAGGATCCCCTGCTTATTCTTCTTGATGGTGTGGAAGATGTGAGAAATATAGGTGCGATTGTCCGCACAGCGGAATGTGCGGGGGCGGCGGCGGTACTGCTTCCCAAGCATAGAAGTTCACCGGTGACGGCGGCCGCTATGAAGACGGCGTCAGGTGCTTTTGCTTATCTTCCGGTCTGTCAGATTGGAAATATCCGGCAGACACTGGAAAAACTGAAAGAACGGGGGTTTTGGGCAGTCGGCGCTGATATGGACGGCGGTGATCTGTATCAGGCGGATTTGAAAGGTCCTCTGGTTATCGTTATGGGAGCGGAAGGAAAAGGCATAAGTCCTCTCACCAAAAGAATGTGTGATTTCTGTGTACGCATTCCGATGAGAGGCAAAGTGTCATCTCTGAATGTATCTGTTGCCGCAGCGCTTCTCATGTATGAGGCAGTCCGGCAGAGGAATTGA
- a CDS encoding Mini-ribonuclease 3 has translation MEFKRVLFLKKQMAQKLGRGSPELGEQDIFAMDALTLAYIGDVCWSFFVRKALIDTGIYNVQILNSLASEMVSARQQSRILFEIKELLSDRELKVCKRARNTHSTVPKSATVEEYRESTAFEGLLGYLYLSRQKERLDFLMGRGLSYLAREFHDE, from the coding sequence GTGGAGTTTAAAAGGGTTCTTTTTCTGAAAAAGCAAATGGCGCAAAAACTGGGGAGAGGATCCCCTGAATTGGGTGAACAGGATATTTTTGCCATGGATGCGCTGACACTGGCGTATATCGGTGATGTATGCTGGTCATTTTTTGTCAGAAAAGCGCTGATTGATACAGGGATTTACAATGTGCAGATATTAAACAGCCTGGCATCGGAGATGGTGTCCGCCCGCCAGCAGAGCCGTATCCTTTTTGAGATAAAAGAATTACTTTCCGACAGAGAATTAAAAGTTTGCAAAAGGGCAAGGAATACCCATTCTACAGTGCCGAAAAGTGCTACCGTAGAGGAATACAGGGAGTCTACGGCATTTGAAGGGCTCCTGGGGTATCTCTATCTGTCACGGCAGAAGGAAAGGCTTGATTTCCTTATGGGACGCGGGCTTTCTTATTTGGCAAGGGAGTTTCACGATGAATAA
- the cysS gene encoding cysteine--tRNA ligase: MEEIKVYNTLTGEKTVFRPLVPGEVKIYVCGVTPYNHPHIGNARPAVTWDVICRYLKHIGYKVEFVQNFTDVDDKIINKANAEGSDWKTISDRYIDAYFQVMDAMHVRRADVYPRVSDHMQDIIDMVQGLIDKGHAYVLGNDVYYDISTFEHYGALSGRKIDDMLAGARIEVNEGKRNPGDFALWKGAKPGEPFWESPWGKGRPGWHIECSAMSVHYLGKTFDFHGGGSDLIFPHHENEIAQSEGCTGCKFVNYWLHNGFITINSEKMSKSLNNFFLAKDVLKEYSGDALRYFLLSVQYRNPLDYSRDRLDEAEKNMERLSGVIRRLKELAAKEGAEKTDASRSLEKAAEESLKAFHEAMDDDFNTGLATGAMFDLAKAINIYGTAVDGGLSVDHEAVEKAYTALKTIMDILGILEEVWEKTDSPDDKSYNDLMDIILAVRQTARKEKMYKIADEIRDRLDAAGIVIEDTPTGARWKRRGV; this comes from the coding sequence ATGGAAGAAATCAAGGTGTATAATACGCTGACAGGAGAGAAAACGGTATTCCGGCCATTGGTGCCGGGGGAAGTCAAGATTTATGTCTGCGGCGTCACACCGTACAATCACCCCCATATCGGGAATGCCCGTCCGGCGGTGACCTGGGATGTGATCTGCCGCTATCTGAAGCATATCGGCTATAAAGTAGAATTTGTGCAGAATTTTACCGACGTGGACGATAAAATTATCAATAAGGCAAATGCCGAGGGGTCTGACTGGAAAACGATTTCCGACAGGTATATTGATGCTTATTTCCAAGTGATGGACGCCATGCATGTGCGGCGGGCGGATGTGTATCCCCGTGTGTCCGACCATATGCAGGATATCATTGATATGGTGCAGGGGCTGATTGATAAAGGCCATGCCTATGTATTAGGAAATGATGTTTATTATGATATTTCCACTTTTGAGCATTACGGAGCGTTATCCGGACGTAAGATTGATGACATGCTGGCAGGCGCACGTATCGAGGTCAATGAGGGAAAACGCAATCCCGGCGATTTTGCTCTCTGGAAGGGGGCCAAACCGGGTGAACCGTTCTGGGAAAGTCCCTGGGGAAAGGGACGTCCCGGCTGGCACATTGAATGCTCCGCCATGTCTGTCCATTATCTGGGAAAGACTTTTGATTTCCATGGCGGCGGCAGCGATCTGATTTTCCCGCATCATGAAAATGAAATCGCCCAGTCGGAAGGATGCACAGGGTGCAAGTTTGTCAATTACTGGCTGCATAACGGATTTATTACGATTAACTCGGAAAAGATGAGCAAGTCCTTGAATAATTTCTTCCTGGCGAAGGACGTGCTGAAAGAATATTCCGGCGATGCGCTCCGTTATTTCCTGCTGTCTGTCCAGTACAGAAATCCGCTGGATTATTCCCGTGACCGTCTGGACGAAGCGGAGAAGAATATGGAACGTTTGTCAGGGGTTATCAGACGGCTGAAAGAATTAGCGGCTAAAGAAGGTGCTGAAAAAACAGACGCATCCCGTTCTCTTGAGAAAGCGGCGGAAGAGTCGCTGAAGGCCTTCCATGAAGCGATGGATGATGATTTCAATACGGGACTTGCCACCGGCGCCATGTTTGACCTGGCGAAAGCAATCAATATTTACGGGACTGCGGTAGACGGCGGCCTCAGTGTGGATCATGAAGCGGTAGAAAAGGCGTATACCGCTTTGAAAACGATTATGGACATCTTGGGAATTCTTGAAGAGGTATGGGAAAAGACGGATTCTCCGGATGACAAATCTTATAATGATCTGATGGATATCATTCTGGCAGTCCGCCAGACGGCGAGAAAAGAAAAAATGTACAAAATTGCCGATGAAATCCGTGACAGGCTGGATGCCGCAGGTATCGTAATCGAAGATACGCCGACCGGCGCAAGGTGGAAGAGACGTGGAGTTTAA
- a CDS encoding WapI family immunity protein codes for MDIDDIALSDFAVNLNKLYETLSGSVRLEEPYSMHCFLEFTAVTGGHIRIKGYIHNKMGVGYGHELTFENEVDQTYLGCFAKTLFADYGKYAE; via the coding sequence ATGGATATTGATGACATTGCTTTATCTGATTTCGCGGTGAATTTGAATAAGCTTTATGAGACCCTGAGCGGATCGGTAAGACTGGAAGAACCATATAGTATGCACTGTTTTTTAGAATTTACGGCTGTGACAGGCGGACATATTCGCATTAAAGGCTATATTCATAATAAAATGGGTGTTGGATATGGACATGAACTGACATTTGAAAATGAAGTAGATCAGACCTATCTTGGATGTTTTGCAAAAACACTGTTTGCCGATTACGGTAAATATGCTGAGTGA
- a CDS encoding SF0329 family protein: protein MSSWSGIRKKLETEYLAPSLRGHIQYYATSYSRSPDHEGRAAIRYDGKEIIKGCYYNNWMKADLFPKDEKYEKRMKKEFAFIDDTALQLGIFDQRCFYNAFAEFDQQSIEMSLKSENLIVRIFAVLDRRVGKRRLALMKETIAEEPDTFQEFYAIRLKAEGLI from the coding sequence ATGTCAAGCTGGAGCGGTATAAGAAAAAAGCTGGAAACGGAATATTTAGCCCCAAGTCTGCGGGGGCATATTCAGTATTATGCGACATCATATAGCAGAAGTCCTGATCATGAGGGACGGGCGGCAATAAGGTATGATGGAAAAGAAATTATCAAAGGATGTTATTACAATAATTGGATGAAAGCAGATTTATTTCCCAAAGATGAAAAATATGAAAAACGCATGAAAAAAGAATTTGCCTTTATAGATGATACAGCCTTACAGTTGGGCATATTTGATCAGCGTTGTTTTTATAATGCCTTTGCAGAATTTGATCAGCAAAGTATCGAAATGAGTTTGAAGAGTGAAAATTTAATCGTACGGATATTTGCTGTATTAGATAGGCGTGTTGGTAAAAGAAGGTTAGCTTTAATGAAAGAAACGATAGCAGAAGAACCGGATACATTTCAGGAATTTTATGCCATTCGTTTGAAGGCGGAGGGACTGATATAA
- a CDS encoding YfbM family protein, with translation MRLDLDKMWDALHFVLTGVSSSKPIKNNPFSEAVVGVSFIEGVEEFISYTEKSRIKDIVFALDHFDIEKVMENFSMKECKQANIYPDIWTYEEETDEIKEELMDYFQNLKDFYKKILEVNGNVMVTIC, from the coding sequence ATACGACTTGATTTAGATAAGATGTGGGATGCACTTCATTTCGTGCTTACAGGAGTAAGCAGCAGTAAGCCTATAAAAAACAACCCTTTTAGTGAAGCGGTTGTAGGTGTGTCATTTATTGAAGGTGTGGAAGAGTTTATATCTTATACAGAAAAGTCTAGGATTAAGGATATAGTTTTTGCTCTTGATCATTTTGATATAGAAAAAGTTATGGAAAATTTCAGTATGAAAGAATGCAAACAAGCAAATATATATCCGGACATTTGGACTTATGAAGAAGAAACGGATGAAATAAAAGAAGAACTAATGGATTACTTTCAAAATCTGAAAGACTTCTATAAGAAAATATTAGAAGTGAATGGTAATGTAATGGTTACTATTTGTTGA
- a CDS encoding transposase — MVHNNKRYSEEFKKQIVNLHLSGKSVKALANEYGLVEQTIYKWKKLYAPTLQVNEKQTISMKEYQKLQKKIHELELENEILKKATAIFAKEQ, encoded by the coding sequence ATGGTGCATAACAACAAGAGGTATTCTGAGGAATTTAAGAAACAGATTGTAAACTTACACCTTTCCGGAAAATCAGTTAAAGCGCTCGCAAATGAATATGGCTTAGTCGAGCAAACAATTTACAAATGGAAGAAGCTCTATGCTCCTACTCTTCAAGTAAATGAGAAGCAAACTATTTCTATGAAGGAATATCAAAAACTCCAAAAGAAAATACATGAACTTGAACTGGAAAATGAAATATTAAAAAAAGCTACAGCCATATTCGCCAAAGAACAATAA
- a CDS encoding IS3 family transposase, giving the protein MTAYQNKYPIKLMCKVLNMNRSTFYKCIHHVPSNREIENQKLDADILAIYYDTNYRYGAPKICDDLHDRGWHVSLKRVQRRMAAMGIRSIVIKKYRHVSNNVHVDEKENILNQDFTATGINQKWCTDITYIFTQKDGWTYLASVMDLYSRRIIGWAYDTSMTAELAVKAVRNACMNVSDTEGIIIQSDLGTQYTSELFEQYLTNHKIRHSFSRKGCPYDNACIESFHSLLKKEEVYCKTYKDSKDAYQSIFEYIESWYNHRRKHSSLGYQIPDEVHAGSVA; this is encoded by the coding sequence ATAACAGCATATCAAAATAAGTATCCTATCAAACTTATGTGTAAGGTACTCAATATGAATCGCAGCACCTTTTACAAATGTATTCACCATGTCCCTTCTAATCGGGAAATTGAAAATCAAAAGTTAGATGCAGATATTTTGGCAATCTATTACGATACAAATTACCGTTACGGAGCGCCAAAGATCTGTGATGACCTTCATGACAGAGGCTGGCATGTCAGTTTAAAACGTGTGCAGCGAAGAATGGCTGCTATGGGGATTCGTTCTATCGTCATCAAGAAATACCGTCATGTCTCAAACAATGTCCATGTCGATGAAAAAGAAAATATATTAAATCAGGATTTTACAGCGACCGGCATTAACCAAAAATGGTGTACAGATATTACCTATATATTCACACAAAAAGACGGTTGGACATATCTGGCATCAGTAATGGATTTATATAGTCGCAGGATTATCGGGTGGGCTTATGATACATCAATGACTGCTGAACTTGCAGTAAAGGCTGTGCGTAATGCTTGTATGAATGTTTCTGATACGGAAGGAATCATTATTCAAAGCGATTTAGGGACGCAGTATACAAGTGAATTATTTGAACAATATCTTACAAATCATAAAATACGGCATTCATTCAGTCGAAAAGGTTGTCCTTACGATAATGCTTGTATTGAATCATTTCATTCTTTGCTAAAAAAGGAAGAAGTGTATTGTAAAACGTATAAGGATTCAAAAGATGCCTATCAGAGTATCTTCGAATATATCGAGTCATGGTACAATCACAGGAGAAAGCATAGTAGCCTTGGCTATCAGATCCCGGATGAAGTGCATGCGGGGAGTGTGGCATAA
- a CDS encoding AIPR family protein, which translates to MLNEEEKELTVMQFKFPNDINGINSEISQGDILKTFNGFNLLIDKTTNQESNIQFNQFKERINDMDIFSFKIYFVSFNKGIDAIANKNLVENFAKNFKKDYGSELQIKIHDKSIISNIYEKMNRKNDLEITLSYKQLASAYDIDLMNIKSYVGLVNGKSLISSIENSIETIFDENIRLYEGKTSVNNSIKATASNPKESEMFYFYNNGVTIICDKVNNSPNKLSVSLKGVSIVNGCQTVTSLYDLYTQNKLENGVDILTRIIEISDYNERMKITEYLNSQNPIKDSYFIANHTIIRDLQKSLENKGYYLERQINEFEYKKHYGGKGLNNLVPIKLESVIQHYVGYWLDEYASTAKRGKGLLFDKNKIDEILMDINADRVIEANNMYREISKIITSYRRTRRNENKTEISDFLGIPHSDFLNKIDQYLFMNTGDIVILNTAKLLKDKYKNQKIEFNDEKLIKDAILLIHKNIIETYPDGVRNISALTKNTKLFKEIKQYIGNL; encoded by the coding sequence TTGCTAAATGAAGAAGAAAAAGAACTAACTGTAATGCAATTCAAGTTTCCGAATGATATAAATGGTATTAATTCTGAAATAAGCCAGGGAGATATATTAAAAACTTTTAATGGTTTTAATTTGTTAATTGATAAAACAACGAATCAAGAATCAAATATTCAGTTTAACCAATTTAAAGAACGAATAAATGATATGGATATTTTTAGTTTTAAGATTTATTTTGTTAGCTTTAACAAAGGCATAGATGCAATTGCTAATAAAAATTTAGTAGAAAACTTTGCTAAAAACTTTAAAAAAGATTATGGCAGTGAATTACAAATAAAAATTCATGATAAATCAATAATTTCTAATATATATGAAAAAATGAATAGGAAAAATGATTTAGAGATTACACTTTCATATAAACAGTTGGCTTCTGCATATGATATAGATTTAATGAATATAAAATCATATGTTGGATTGGTTAATGGTAAGTCACTTATATCTTCTATTGAAAATAGTATTGAAACTATTTTTGATGAAAATATAAGATTGTACGAGGGGAAAACTAGTGTTAACAATTCGATTAAGGCTACAGCATCTAATCCTAAAGAAAGTGAAATGTTCTATTTCTATAATAATGGAGTTACTATTATATGCGATAAAGTTAATAATAGTCCAAATAAATTGAGTGTTTCTTTAAAAGGGGTATCTATAGTAAATGGGTGTCAAACAGTAACATCTTTATATGATTTATACACTCAAAACAAACTTGAAAATGGAGTGGATATTTTGACAAGGATTATTGAAATATCAGATTATAATGAAAGAATGAAGATTACGGAGTATTTGAATTCTCAAAATCCAATAAAAGATAGTTATTTTATAGCAAATCACACAATAATTAGAGACTTGCAAAAATCATTAGAAAATAAAGGGTACTATCTAGAAAGGCAAATTAATGAGTTTGAATATAAAAAACATTATGGAGGAAAGGGTCTTAATAATCTTGTTCCAATAAAATTAGAAAGCGTTATACAACATTATGTAGGATATTGGCTTGATGAGTATGCTTCTACAGCTAAAAGAGGAAAAGGTCTATTGTTTGATAAAAACAAAATTGATGAAATATTGATGGACATAAATGCAGATAGGGTTATAGAAGCTAATAATATGTATAGGGAAATTAGCAAAATAATAACCAGCTATAGAAGGACTAGAAGAAATGAAAATAAGACGGAAATATCTGACTTTTTAGGTATACCTCATTCTGATTTTTTGAATAAGATTGATCAGTATTTGTTTATGAATACAGGTGATATAGTTATATTAAATACAGCAAAATTATTAAAGGATAAATATAAAAATCAAAAAATAGAATTTAATGATGAAAAGTTAATTAAGGATGCAATACTTTTAATACACAAAAATATAATTGAGACTTATCCAGATGGCGTTAGAAATATTTCTGCATTGACTAAAAACACTAAACTTTTTAAAGAAATAAAACAGTATATAGGCAATTTATAA
- a CDS encoding DUF5677 domain-containing protein, producing the protein MDRIELSKHIKKGDTLYTPYTDPEGLGSALSLSSWSQNWLPEFLWIGLIIHKYGRKRGLERIYHIIDELNSWSICVPQFSKILDLEREKRERFWSIVLKYVDRDVLASFTIVVTPDIDDVFYNFFFDYSINIDESISELFTIIKECSKFHDELTTDICFALDWFYVKSGRLHISSGVDLLPQALTAYYKYDHSDEIMRKYRPVIRSTFQGLCSIDSSKEFSKLIWGRLGEVSECNPLIILWDGSEKMKFFDKITKVIDYIAATNDDKKMDEKYAVIMGLTCYIYKIYREISEKKLENNISGRILFRTMVESYINLKYIMLQEKEIPDVYNRFKAYGLGKYKLVMAKMREGKYSVSDDAQFHQRIMELLVNEDMDEAFVNTSFGYFDKTQINKKFTLCDELMLYEIYYEYGTNFTHGFWGAIRETSMLICDNPAHNYHTVPDYYAEQKLRSVQDDCDMIMRKLFELISGYIELPDFYYVE; encoded by the coding sequence ATGGATAGAATCGAACTATCAAAGCATATAAAAAAAGGTGATACACTATATACTCCTTATACCGATCCGGAAGGGCTTGGATCTGCGTTAAGTTTATCGAGCTGGTCTCAGAATTGGCTTCCAGAATTTTTATGGATTGGGCTAATTATTCATAAATACGGGAGAAAAAGAGGCTTAGAGAGAATTTATCATATTATTGATGAATTAAACTCATGGTCGATATGTGTTCCTCAGTTTTCGAAAATACTTGACTTAGAGCGAGAAAAAAGAGAGCGTTTTTGGTCTATCGTCTTAAAATATGTGGATCGTGATGTATTGGCTTCATTTACAATTGTTGTGACACCAGATATAGATGATGTCTTTTATAATTTCTTTTTTGATTATTCGATAAATATTGATGAGAGCATTTCTGAACTTTTTACAATAATTAAAGAATGTAGTAAATTTCATGATGAGCTTACAACAGATATATGTTTCGCCTTGGATTGGTTCTATGTAAAGAGTGGGAGATTACATATTTCAAGTGGAGTAGATCTATTGCCACAGGCATTGACTGCTTATTACAAATATGATCATTCTGATGAGATAATGAGGAAGTATAGACCTGTAATAAGGTCAACATTTCAAGGGTTATGTAGTATTGATAGTAGTAAAGAATTTTCAAAACTGATATGGGGAAGATTGGGAGAAGTATCTGAATGTAATCCATTAATAATACTGTGGGATGGAAGTGAAAAAATGAAATTCTTTGATAAGATAACAAAAGTTATTGATTATATTGCTGCGACTAATGATGACAAAAAGATGGATGAAAAGTATGCGGTTATAATGGGGCTTACTTGCTATATTTATAAAATTTACAGAGAAATATCAGAAAAAAAACTTGAGAACAACATAAGCGGAAGGATACTTTTTAGAACTATGGTGGAAAGTTACATAAATTTGAAATATATTATGTTGCAAGAAAAAGAAATTCCTGATGTGTATAATAGATTTAAGGCTTATGGACTTGGGAAGTACAAGCTTGTTATGGCCAAGATGAGGGAAGGGAAATATTCTGTTTCTGATGATGCGCAGTTTCACCAAAGAATCATGGAACTTCTTGTTAATGAGGATATGGACGAAGCATTTGTTAATACTAGTTTTGGATACTTTGACAAAACTCAGATAAACAAAAAATTTACTTTGTGTGATGAACTAATGTTGTATGAAATTTACTACGAATATGGAACAAATTTTACTCACGGTTTTTGGGGAGCAATAAGAGAAACTTCAATGCTTATATGTGACAATCCAGCCCATAATTACCATACTGTCCCTGATTATTATGCCGAACAGAAATTAAGAAGCGTGCAAGATGATTGTGATATGATTATGAGGAAATTATTTGAACTTATTTCAGGATATATTGAACTTCCGGATTTCTATTATGTTGAGTAA
- a CDS encoding helix-turn-helix domain-containing protein, whose product MRANYKKLWHTLLVRNMKKKELAELAGVSTYTINKLNKNENVTVEVLGKICKVLECSLDDIMEFEEEKGVGRKNNEEDLL is encoded by the coding sequence ATGAGAGCTAATTATAAAAAGCTATGGCATACTCTGCTGGTTAGGAATATGAAGAAGAAGGAATTGGCAGAACTTGCGGGGGTCAGTACATACACGATTAATAAGCTTAATAAAAACGAGAATGTTACTGTGGAAGTCCTTGGGAAGATCTGTAAGGTTTTAGAATGTAGCTTAGATGATATTATGGAGTTTGAAGAAGAAAAGGGAGTAGGAAGGAAAAATAATGAAGAAGATCTTCTTTAA